The following are encoded together in the Bactrocera neohumeralis isolate Rockhampton chromosome 6, APGP_CSIRO_Bneo_wtdbg2-racon-allhic-juicebox.fasta_v2, whole genome shotgun sequence genome:
- the LOC126763739 gene encoding GATOR complex protein Iml1 isoform X2 yields MKHYKLNTHQKSYSDADLLINQKEHPDTKIGDVVEVYDREDENSRLLLQITKFNDLRRDEISIEAGIATQFNLRKFAYVFMRRVNASDVALDSIEIAFKDQYMGRSEMWRLKTYLTDTCVYINKKIENIEMQIRCQVYEMWAQGERVSCGVITEETKIVFRSSTSMVYLFLQMSSEMWDFDIHGDLYFEKAVNGFLTELFHKWKKLGCNHEVTIVLFSRTFYAAKSLDEFPDHMRDCLQLDYKGRYYEDFYRVAIQNERNEDWCTVLTQLRKLFTSYESTVLRYHEREGVSIPAATNSTAAQGNFLEVLNISLNTFEKHYLDRTFDRTGQLSVVITPGVGVFEVDRELTNITKQRIIDNGVGSDLVCVGEQPLHAVPLLKFHNKDTSLTSADDYSLPHWINLSFYSTNKKVAYSNFIPRIKLPPIVANITLNKENRESEKHFLSCNQSEYIHNSLFDYDAYDEQIFQPPPAQSTCSLQRVIRAKKTSVPSFETSAYRNHDWENLTPTKIPNLRRKMSDPDIYHGTSGMLAALTDSPNLSESLASDKNSRRSIVSIAPIVRPGRALINPFDPSHVTIKLTSNRRRWTHIFPKGPTGVLIQQHHYQAVPAKPHNLSYSNIINNDNEYASGFSTFDYDHTFTCSSLNKSFTSSNDCDKNEFLKKRNNSLLNNSPNNVTTGAAVPTKSFLWGATGEQEWTPAITTAPTKNQSAKADGRGKVIIGVDWKSLTIPACLPITTDYFPDKRSLHNDYVISDYTLLPDDVNFDYANSRAVYRKPLSTEEVFREIVSQRLAQGFQLIVLEEKNTQPAQAPCCGGYKQQKPSSVLGIIAPTEVMKEYLLSIGRIFHRITLIGSVITVTGYRPRHPYPPINVDYRYRFHAPQHETYEISGVNFTTEKLENFNWNYMDHYICTRGDRDYPLMESLKYWRYRMYLLPTDNLAMKKIIEYGSQRCDIYTDLAVDNTKRQVEDFMRFMEVHINKLKRQRIHDSPTAQSHLTRRRHSTSIISRPQPNQGLVNSPFRERVGSNRLPEKRPSFISKPVMKVDRGRISPAADAAAIALNNDLSHKEDQDDGFASEVKLRPNSDLNEILEAMKHPITGVAFFTQTPNLPCYTFVSHEALLWLKSRLDNNKNPLDILEAMRREKMICHASGDLDRQIIPGFYLYFIVQQEKPIKEVPKPLLDLSAFENEWMEIELQGCNHLWTDETKIPNIPTFLREIPSAQSWADYSQNKKIYRHSHLEINVNQKSERMEWGHVKYHTVMQPGYAFEIVVEWVTASGPIVGDLIWSWTRKANHCNYELISVPADPMAEPFTEKSDPLRGPIFIPLSEKFLNGKSVMFAEFAEESRADRMLLFQEAILARFGFLPCVIEKKYSFNKDVPKEYQYVHCSGHMFVLIRCSKNNYQFESPSRQEANVTRCVYGHTNNTNVPKKVGFLWAWNHMIPNKKWKSLVIKNSQDGELFQLKMLKDFRDFCSDADERLTKFWEHCHELKRKSLKMDNIVEGKVK; encoded by the exons ATGAAACACTACAAATTAAATACACATCAAAAGTCCTACAGCG ATGCGGATTTGCTGATTAATCAAAAGGAGCATCCTGACACAAAAATAGGGGATGTGGTCGAGGTTTATGACCGCGAAGATGAAAATTCTAGATTATTATTGCAAATTACCAAATTTAACGATCTTCGCCGTGACGAAATTAGCATTGAGGCAGGCATTGCTACTCAGTTCAATTTAAGAAAGTTTGCCTATGTTTTTATGCGACGAGTGAATGCAAGTGATGTAGCTCTTGATTCAATTGAAATTGCGTTTAAAGATCAATATATGGGAAGATCCGAAATGTGGCGTTTGAAAACATATTTG ACGGACACttgtgtttatataaataaaaaaatcgaaaatattgaaatgcaaATTCGTTGTCAAGTTTATGAGATGTGGGCTCAAGGTGAACGCGTTTCCTGTGGAGTAATAACGGAAGAAACAAAGATTGTATTCCGCAGTAGTACTTCAATGGTATACttgtttttgcaaatgtcatCAGAAATGTGGGATTTCGACATACACGGCGATTTATATTTCGAAAAGGCGGTTAACGGGTTCCTTACTGAACTATTTCATAAGTGGAAGAAATTGGGCTGCAATCACGAAGTGACGATTGTATTGTTTTCTCGTACATTTTATGCTGCGAAATCACTTGACGAGTTTCCAGATCATATGCGCGATTGCCTTCAATTGGATTATAAAGGCCGTTATTATGAGGATTTTTATCGTGTTGCTATTCAAAATGAACGCAATGAAGATTGGTGCACTGTATTGACACAGTTACGCAAACTTTTTACATCATACGAATCAACGGTGCTGCGTTATCATGAGCGTGAGGGTGTATCCATTCCCGCAGCTACTAATTCCACAGCGGCTCAAGGAAACTTCCTGGAAGTattgaatatttcattaaacACTTTCGAGAAACACTATCTGGATAGGACATTTGACCGAACGGGTCAACTGTCTGTCGTTATCACACCTGGTGTTGGGGTATTTGAAGTCGACAGAGAACTTACGAATATTACTAAGCAGCGG ATAATTGATAATGGCGTTGGTAGCGATTTAGTATGTGTAGGAGAGCAACCTTTACACGCTGTtccacttttaaaatttcacaacaaGGACACTTCTCTAACCTCAGCAGATGATTATTCACTCCCACATTGGATAAATTTGAGCTTTTactcaacaaacaaaaaagtggcATACTCAAATTTTATACCGCGCATTAAATTACCACCAATTGTTGCAAATATCACATTAAATAAGGAAAACAGA gaaagtgaaaaacattttttgagttgCAACCAAtctgaatatatacataattcatTGTTTGATTATGATGCCTATGATGAGCAAATATTTCAGCCTCCACCAGCTCAAAGCACTTG TTCGTTGCAGCGAGTTATACGTGCTAAAAAGACTTCCGTACCTAGCTTTGAGACGTCAGCCTACCGAAACCATGATTGGGAGAATTTAACACCTACCAAAATTCCAAACTTGCGACGTAAAATGTCTGATCCAGATATATATCATGGTACATCAGGAATGCTAGCTGCTTtg ACTGATTCGCCCAACTTGTCTGAATCATTAGCTTCTGATAAGAATTCACGACGTTCTATTGTTTCAATTGCGCCTATCGTTCGCCCGGGGCGGGCATTAATCAACCCATTCGATCCATCTCACGTTACAATAAAACTCACTTCGAATCGTCGACGCTGGACGCACATATTCCCAAAG ggACCTACCGGTGTTCTAATACAACAACATCATTACCAAGCCGTACCTGCCAAACCCCACAATTTAAGCTAcagtaatattattaataacgaTAATGAATACGCTTCAGGATTTAGCACATTTGATTATGATCACACATTCACATGTTCTTCGTTAAACAAATCCTTTACATCAAGCAATGATTGCGATAAAAATGAAT TTCtcaaaaaacgaaataattcACTCTTGAACAATAGCCCAAATAATGTGACAACAGGCGCAGCAGTACCCACAAAAAGTTTCTTATGGGGCGCGACGGGAGAGCAGGAATGGACACCAGCTATAACAACAG CTCCTACTAAAAATCAGAGCGCAAAGGCAGATGGCAGAGGAAAAGTAATAATAG GTGTGGATTGGAAATCGCTAACCATACCGGCTTGTTTGCCAATCACAACCGATTATTTCCcagataaacgttctctgcatAATGATTATGTTATATCTGATTATACGCTTCTGCCTGACGATGTAAATTTCGATTATGCTAATAGTAGAGCGGTGTATCGTAAACCTCTTTCTACGGAGGAGGTCTTTCGGGAGATTGTGTCCCAACGATTGGCGCAAGGCTTTCAGCTAATTGTGCTCGAGGAGAAGAATACCCAACCAGCACAGGCGCCATGCTGTGGCGGCTACAAACAACAGAAGCCATCTTCCGTTTTAGGAATTATTGCACCGACTGAAGTGATGAAGGAGTATTTGCTCTCTATTGGTCGAATATTTCACCGAATAACATTGATTGGATCCGTGATAACAGTCACTGGTTATCGGCCAAG acatcCTTATCCTCCCATTAACGTTGACTACCGTTATCGTTTTCATGCACCCCAACACGAGACTTATGAAATATCAGGTGTTAATTTTACGacggaaaaattagaaaatttcaatTGGAACTATATGGATCATTATATTTGTACGCGCGGTGACCGAGACTATCCTTTGATGGAG AGTCTGAAATATTGGCGTTACCGTATGTATTTACTACCCACTGATAACTTAGcgatgaaaaaaatcattgaatATGGAAGTCAACGCTGTGATATCTATACAGATCTAGCTGTGGACAATACAAAGAGACAGGTCGAAGACTTCATGCGTTTTATGGAAGTGCATATAAACAAACTGAAACGGCAGCGAATCCAT GATAGCCCCACCGCACAAAGTCATTTAACACGACGACGTCACAGTACCAGCATTATTTCCAGACCTCAACCCAACCAG GGACTGGTGAATTCGCCCTTTCGTGAACGTGTTGGAAGCAATCGCCTACCGGAAAAACGACCAAG CTTTATCTCGAAACCTGTGATGAAAGTCGATCGTGGTCGCATATCGCCCGCGGCAGATGCAGCTGCAATAGcattaaataatgatttaagccACAAAGAGGATCAGGATGATGG ctTTGCGTCGGAGGTAAAATTACGCCCGAACTCCGACTTGAATGAAATCCTTGAAGCGATGAAGCATCCCATAACCGGTGTAGCTTTCTTCACTCAGACTCCTAACTTACCATGCTACACCTTTGTTTCACATGAGGCCTTGCTTTGGCTCAAGTCACGTttggacaacaacaaaaatccaTTAGACATATTAGAAGCCATGCGAAG AGAGAAAATGATTTGTCACGCTTCGGGAGATTTGGATAGGCAAATTATACCTGGgttttatctatattttataGTGCAACAAGAAAAACCGATAAAAG AGGTACCTAAACCTCTTTTGGATTTAAGTGCTTTTGAGAATGAGTGGATGGAGATCGAATTACAGGGGTGTAACCATTTGTGGACTGATGAAACGAAGATTCCGAATATACCTACATTCTTGCGAGAAATACCTTCTGCACAATCTTGGGCAGATTATAGCCAAAATA AAAAAATATACCGTCATTCCCATTTGGAAATCAATGTCAATCAAAAGAGCGAGCGTATGGAATGGGGTCATGTCAAGTATCATACTGTTATGCAACCCGGGTATGCTTTTGAAATAGTGGTTGAGTGGGTCACGGCATCCGGACCGATTGTGGGAGATTTG atttggaGCTGGACACGTAAAGCGAATCATTGCAATTATGAATTGATATCAGTTCCTGCTGATCCGATGGCAGAACCATTTACAGAAAAATCTGATCCACTCCGTGGTCCCATTTTCATACCGTTATCGGAGAAATTTTTAAACGGCAAGAGTGTTATGTTCGCCG AATTCGCTGAAGAGAGTAGAGCTGATCGTATGTTAttatttcaagaagctattctTGCAAGGTTCGGTTTTTTGCCATGTGTGATAGAAAAAAAGTATTCGTTTAACAAAGAT GTGCCTAAGGAATACCAATATGTACATTGTTCCGGACACATGTTTGTGCTTATTCg ttgttcaaaaaataactaTCAATTTGAGTCTCCGAGTCGACAAGAAGCGAACGTTACCCGATGTGTGTATGGGCACACAAATAATACTAATGTACCAAAGAAG gTTGGATTTTTATGGGCCTGGAATCACATGATTCCCAATAAGAAGTGGAAATCATTGGTAATTAAAAATTCGCAAGACGGTGAgctttttcaattgaaaatgcttaaagattttcgtgatttttgTTCGGATGCTGATGAGCGACTCACTAAATTCTGGGAACATTGCCATGAATTGAAgcgaaaatctttaaaaatggaTAATATTGTCGAAGGAAAGGTTAAATAG